The following are encoded in a window of Trichomycterus rosablanca isolate fTriRos1 chromosome 13, fTriRos1.hap1, whole genome shotgun sequence genomic DNA:
- the LOC134325512 gene encoding uncharacterized protein LOC134325512: protein MADQDPQNPQRQVTFIDRYNSRGIKEISVRGMHLSIPELTEQMEKAAKKKELKPKPKMLDYLIKAQSNLIPNYPNPVEFVVSDLTHVTEKSGFEGILKSEQFRSPVDDFSWWSLYINEEEIKSAEKRYLEKNAPSRAQQPDNPEPFLEKFTTSPLFKAPRYGNYRFKFPLAELIEQYKEQNCEGMEPVFRVFKTVTYKQEIMYVVLVHSPEENEVFENVPLLEESEWVSYKDGQIIWKAQAICETHCYSLSPELEAEQVARGSEQYYVWDHACLAFYIPRKTSRALKFPRKRLIEVLEACRLDDIDISRNKSGADKEFLYQEAVRRVSELKKELKD from the exons ATGGCAGATCAAGATCCACAGAATCCTCAGCGTCAG gttACATTTATTGATAGATATAATTCCCGTGGAATAAAGGAGATCTCTGTTCGTGGGATGCACCTCAGTATACCAGAGTTGACAGAGCAAATGGAAAAGGcagcaaaaaagaaagaactgaAACCTAAACCAAAGATGTTGGATTATTTAATTAAAGCCCAGTCTAACCTAATACCAAATTACCCAAACCCAGTTGAATTTGTGGTTTCAGATTTAACCCATGTCACTGAAAAGAGTGGATTCGAAGGAATATTAAAGTCAGAGCAGTTTAGGTCACCTGTAGATGATTTCTCTTGGTGGAGCTTATACATCAACGAAGAGGAGATAAAATCAGCGGAGAAACGGTACTTGGAGAAGAACGCCCCAAGTAGGGCACAACAGCCAGATAATCCAGAACCGTTCTTGGAGAAGTTTACCACATCACCCCTGTTCAAGGCACCTCGCTATGGAAATTATCGCTTCAAATTTCCTCTTGCTGAACTGATTGAACAATACAAAGAACAGAACTGTGAGGGGATGGAACCAGTTTTTCGTGTGTTTAAGACTGTCACCTACAAACAGGAGATTATGTATGTTGTTCTGGTTCACAGTCCTGAGGAGAATGAGGTTTTTGAAAATGTCCCACTTCTTGAAGAAAGCGAGTGGGTTAGTTATAAAGATGGTCAGATTATCTGGAAAGCACAAGCCATTTGTGAAACCCACTGTTACAGCCTTTCACCAGAACTAGAAGCAGAACAAGTGGCTAGGGGATCAGAACAGTATTATGTTTGGGATCACGCTTGTCTGGCCTTTTACATACCAAGAAAAACATCCAGGGCTCTGAAATTCCCCAGAAAAAGGCTTATAGAAGTGCTCGAAGCCTGCAGACTTGATGATATAGATATTTCACGAAATAAATCAGGAGCAGATAAAGAATTCTTGTACCAAGAAGCAGTAAggagagtgagtgaattaaaGAAGGAGTTAAAAGATTAA
- the aftphb gene encoding aftiphilin isoform X1: MEPDVVSLYSSSPLQLDEGGEEEDEDDFGEFGVYCCGVSSSFSFSELDTSSTSGQSSEVDTFGRNLTETEKLTQNLQEESKSEQLKYQNDKKLEVLTGVSLSIMQNEPSEVFSRGHHRLSSTSEPQHIKLCTDPDPDRSICTETVLVSRTDIVAGNSSLEAGQGSTAFTGSPAPLDAHREVFRSGKNVVKEGRTEIKEGLSNKEMEVRDEKEEVQMQDGSEDPAELPNTPPVQVVKVSLVLDAKLTENNETSDEPGIKVDDSNETMASSREEQINHGAFDASPDPLVEKVIDNIKETKASFSEEPGCDVSENLAKINPTSDAQFIKNITESAMSPTVELAAETEGEEQFKETTVAPTVETFYQDEPDGVMTEVKSNSVDFKVDLTQGFGDVTESTQDGFADFVTALTCCSTDDEFEDTDSMQDLKEEEEELLADDEDSRLFSELPPSESFADFSSAPFGGLAGAEGECWSAFGQQEEFGRQPESWAAFDEGRQSGSATEPHAEDLQTDLVLDGLSLRLQHLLKNVFPLEITLKDPEVLTLMTLLELKDREELRFKESVALWHHLLDIHSAHGLKVQWVGSRSNRILLDCLGIHNILFTGQNKQPMIVPMFAAGLGMLEPTKDPVKASPVFPSFSPSQGRSTLCTQQVAASLNFYQDAAITHLNLDFFGPVDDSSSDSDTDGPLPGVDPELYELTTAGTECSTTAASTVDVFSKLMESIEKNSTVTRKPEIDEHTSEEAVRVLSLLPDLSFMTARVLMFPSTLTPTLGHL, from the exons ATGGAACCTGACGTCGTCAGTCTGTACTCTTCCTCCCCGCTTCAACTCGACGAGGGCGGAGAGGAGGAAGATGAAGACGACTTCGGCGAGTTCGGCGTCTACTGCTGCGGCGTGTCCTCCAGTTTCAGTTTCTCAGAGCTGGACACCTCTAGCACGTCCGGTCAGTCGAGCGAGGTGGACACGTTCGGACGAAACCTGACTGAGACGGAAAAGCTAACACAGAATCTCCAGGAAGAGTCCAAATCTGAGCAGCTAAAATACCAGAATGATAAGAAACTGGAAGTTCTTACTGGTGTTTCACTTAGCATCATGCAGAACGAGCCGTCTGAGGTCTTTTCTAGAGGGCATCACAGATTATCCAGCACCTCTGAGCCTCAGCACATCAAGCTTTGCACCGATCCAGATCCAGACCGATCCATCTGCACCGAGACCGTTCTAGTATCTAGAACTGATATTGTAGCCGGGAATTCCAGCTTAGAAGCTGGTCAAGGTTCTACAGCGTTCACTGGTTCTCCTGCACCTTTGGATGCCCACAGAGAGGTCTTCAGGTCTGGGAagaatgtagtaaaagaagggaGAACTGAAATCAAGGAAGGTCTCAGCAACAAGGAAATGGAGGTACGGGATGAAAAGGAGGAAGTTCAGATGCAAGATGGGTCAGAAGATCCTGCAGAACTACCTAATACACCACCTGTCCAAGTGGTGAAGGTTAGTTTGGTCCTTGATGCAAAGTTAACTGAGAACAATGAGACGTCTGATGAGCCTGGAATAAAAGTAGATGATTCTAATGAGACCATGGCTTCCTCTCGTGAAGAACAGATTAACCATGGTGCCTTTGATGCATCACCAGACCCCTTGGTTGAGAAGGTCATTGATAACATCAAGGAGACAAAAGCTTCCTTTTCTGAAGAACCAGGCTGCGATGTTTCTGAGAACCTTGCTAAGATCAATCCAACCTCTGATGCCCAATTTATTAAGAACATCACAGAGTCTGCAATGAGTCCCACAGTTGAGCTGGCTGCCGAAACAGAAGGGGAAGAACAATTTAAGGAGACCACAGTCGCCCCCACAGTGGAGACATTCTATCAAGATGAGCCTGATGGGGTCATGACGGAAGTGAAATCCAACTCGGTTGATTTCAAGGTGGACCTCACTCAGGGTTTTGGAGACGTCACAGAATCAACTCAGGACGGATTTGCTGACTTTGTCACCGCACTGACGTGCTGCTCCACCGACGACGAGTTTGAAGACACGGACTCCATGCAGGatttaaaagaggaagaggaagagCTGTTGGCCGACGATGAGGACAGCAGATTGTTTTCAGAGCTTCCTCCCAGCGAAAGCTTTGCAGATTTCAGTTCAGCTCCGTTTGGAGGCCTCGCAGGAGCGGAGGGTGAATGTTGGTCGGCGTTCGGCCAGCAGGAGGAATTCGGAAGGCAGCCGGAGTCATGGGCGGCGTTCGATGAGGGACGGCAAAGTGGTTCTGCCACAGAACCTCACGCTGAAGACCTCCAGACTGATCTTGTGTTG GATGGCCTGAGTCTCAGACTGCAGCATCTTCTCAAGAACGTTTTCCCCTTAGAGATCACGCTGAAAGATCCTGAAGTTCTGACCCTCATGACCCTGCTGGAGCTCAAAGATCGTGAAGAACTCAG GTTCAAGGAGTCCGTAGCCCTGTGGCATCACCTGCTGGACATCCACAGTGCCCATGGTCTGAAGGTGCAGTGGGTGGGATCACGCAGCAACAGAATTCTGCTGGACTGCCTGGGAATCCACAATATA TTGTTTACAGGTCAGAACAAGCAGCCCATGATCGTTCCCATGTTCGCCGCGGGTCTG GGAATGCTTGAACCTACCAAAGATCCTGTGAAAGCCTCGCCAGTGTTTCCCTCATTTTCACCCAGCCAAGGAAGATCCACTCTATGCACTCAG CAGGTGGCGGCCTCGCTGAACTTCTACCAGGACG CAGCCATCACTCACCTGAACCTGGATTTTTTTGGGCCGGTGGACGACTCCAGCTCAGACAGTGATACAGACGGACCGTTGCCAG GAGTGGATCCAGAGCTGTACGAGCTGACCACTGCTGGAACGGAATGCAGCACCACTGCCGCCAGTACAGTCGATGTATTTAGCAAACTGATGGAGAGTATTGAAAAAAATAGTACTGTCACCAG gAAGCCGGAGATAGACGAACACACGAGTGAGGAGGCCGTACGGGTGCTCTCTCTCCTCCCCGACCTGTCCTTCATGACCGCTAGAGTCCTGATGTTCCCCTCCACCCTGACCCCGACTCTCGGTCACCTCTGA
- the aftphb gene encoding aftiphilin isoform X2: MEPDVVSLYSSSPLQLDEGGEEEDEDDFGEFGVYCCGVSSSFSFSELDTSSTSGQSSEVDTFGRNLTETEKLTQNLQEESKSEQLKYQNDKKLEVLTGVSLSIMQNEPSEVFSRGHHRLSSTSEPQHIKLCTDPDPDRSICTETVLVSRTDIVAGNSSLEAGQGSTAFTGSPAPLDAHREVFRSGKNVVKEGRTEIKEGLSNKEMEVRDEKEEVQMQDGSEDPAELPNTPPVQVVKVSLVLDAKLTENNETSDEPGIKVDDSNETMASSREEQINHGAFDASPDPLVEKVIDNIKETKASFSEEPGCDVSENLAKINPTSDAQFIKNITESAMSPTVELAAETEGEEQFKETTVAPTVETFYQDEPDGVMTEVKSNSVDFKVDLTQGFGDVTESTQDGFADFVTALTCCSTDDEFEDTDSMQDLKEEEEELLADDEDSRLFSELPPSESFADFSSAPFGGLAGAEGECWSAFGQQEEFGRQPESWAAFDEGRQSGSATEPHAEDLQTDLVLDGLSLRLQHLLKNVFPLEITLKDPEVLTLMTLLELKDREELRFKESVALWHHLLDIHSAHGLKVQWVGSRSNRILLDCLGIHNILFTGQNKQPMIVPMFAAGLGMLEPTKDPVKASPVFPSFSPSQGRSTLCTQQVAASLNFYQDAITHLNLDFFGPVDDSSSDSDTDGPLPGVDPELYELTTAGTECSTTAASTVDVFSKLMESIEKNSTVTRKPEIDEHTSEEAVRVLSLLPDLSFMTARVLMFPSTLTPTLGHL; the protein is encoded by the exons ATGGAACCTGACGTCGTCAGTCTGTACTCTTCCTCCCCGCTTCAACTCGACGAGGGCGGAGAGGAGGAAGATGAAGACGACTTCGGCGAGTTCGGCGTCTACTGCTGCGGCGTGTCCTCCAGTTTCAGTTTCTCAGAGCTGGACACCTCTAGCACGTCCGGTCAGTCGAGCGAGGTGGACACGTTCGGACGAAACCTGACTGAGACGGAAAAGCTAACACAGAATCTCCAGGAAGAGTCCAAATCTGAGCAGCTAAAATACCAGAATGATAAGAAACTGGAAGTTCTTACTGGTGTTTCACTTAGCATCATGCAGAACGAGCCGTCTGAGGTCTTTTCTAGAGGGCATCACAGATTATCCAGCACCTCTGAGCCTCAGCACATCAAGCTTTGCACCGATCCAGATCCAGACCGATCCATCTGCACCGAGACCGTTCTAGTATCTAGAACTGATATTGTAGCCGGGAATTCCAGCTTAGAAGCTGGTCAAGGTTCTACAGCGTTCACTGGTTCTCCTGCACCTTTGGATGCCCACAGAGAGGTCTTCAGGTCTGGGAagaatgtagtaaaagaagggaGAACTGAAATCAAGGAAGGTCTCAGCAACAAGGAAATGGAGGTACGGGATGAAAAGGAGGAAGTTCAGATGCAAGATGGGTCAGAAGATCCTGCAGAACTACCTAATACACCACCTGTCCAAGTGGTGAAGGTTAGTTTGGTCCTTGATGCAAAGTTAACTGAGAACAATGAGACGTCTGATGAGCCTGGAATAAAAGTAGATGATTCTAATGAGACCATGGCTTCCTCTCGTGAAGAACAGATTAACCATGGTGCCTTTGATGCATCACCAGACCCCTTGGTTGAGAAGGTCATTGATAACATCAAGGAGACAAAAGCTTCCTTTTCTGAAGAACCAGGCTGCGATGTTTCTGAGAACCTTGCTAAGATCAATCCAACCTCTGATGCCCAATTTATTAAGAACATCACAGAGTCTGCAATGAGTCCCACAGTTGAGCTGGCTGCCGAAACAGAAGGGGAAGAACAATTTAAGGAGACCACAGTCGCCCCCACAGTGGAGACATTCTATCAAGATGAGCCTGATGGGGTCATGACGGAAGTGAAATCCAACTCGGTTGATTTCAAGGTGGACCTCACTCAGGGTTTTGGAGACGTCACAGAATCAACTCAGGACGGATTTGCTGACTTTGTCACCGCACTGACGTGCTGCTCCACCGACGACGAGTTTGAAGACACGGACTCCATGCAGGatttaaaagaggaagaggaagagCTGTTGGCCGACGATGAGGACAGCAGATTGTTTTCAGAGCTTCCTCCCAGCGAAAGCTTTGCAGATTTCAGTTCAGCTCCGTTTGGAGGCCTCGCAGGAGCGGAGGGTGAATGTTGGTCGGCGTTCGGCCAGCAGGAGGAATTCGGAAGGCAGCCGGAGTCATGGGCGGCGTTCGATGAGGGACGGCAAAGTGGTTCTGCCACAGAACCTCACGCTGAAGACCTCCAGACTGATCTTGTGTTG GATGGCCTGAGTCTCAGACTGCAGCATCTTCTCAAGAACGTTTTCCCCTTAGAGATCACGCTGAAAGATCCTGAAGTTCTGACCCTCATGACCCTGCTGGAGCTCAAAGATCGTGAAGAACTCAG GTTCAAGGAGTCCGTAGCCCTGTGGCATCACCTGCTGGACATCCACAGTGCCCATGGTCTGAAGGTGCAGTGGGTGGGATCACGCAGCAACAGAATTCTGCTGGACTGCCTGGGAATCCACAATATA TTGTTTACAGGTCAGAACAAGCAGCCCATGATCGTTCCCATGTTCGCCGCGGGTCTG GGAATGCTTGAACCTACCAAAGATCCTGTGAAAGCCTCGCCAGTGTTTCCCTCATTTTCACCCAGCCAAGGAAGATCCACTCTATGCACTCAG CAGGTGGCGGCCTCGCTGAACTTCTACCAGGACG CCATCACTCACCTGAACCTGGATTTTTTTGGGCCGGTGGACGACTCCAGCTCAGACAGTGATACAGACGGACCGTTGCCAG GAGTGGATCCAGAGCTGTACGAGCTGACCACTGCTGGAACGGAATGCAGCACCACTGCCGCCAGTACAGTCGATGTATTTAGCAAACTGATGGAGAGTATTGAAAAAAATAGTACTGTCACCAG gAAGCCGGAGATAGACGAACACACGAGTGAGGAGGCCGTACGGGTGCTCTCTCTCCTCCCCGACCTGTCCTTCATGACCGCTAGAGTCCTGATGTTCCCCTCCACCCTGACCCCGACTCTCGGTCACCTCTGA
- the aftphb gene encoding aftiphilin isoform X3, with product MEPDVVSLYSSSPLQLDEGGEEEDEDDFGEFGVYCCGVSSSFSFSELDTSSTSGQSSEVDTFGRNLTETEKLTQNLQEESKSEQLKYQNDKKLEVLTGVSLSIMQNEPSEVFSRGHHRLSSTSEPQHIKLCTDPDPDRSICTETVLVSRTDIVAGNSSLEAGQGSTAFTGSPAPLDAHREVFRSGKNVVKEGRTEIKEGLSNKEMEVRDEKEEVQMQDGSEDPAELPNTPPVQVVKVSLVLDAKLTENNETSDEPGIKVDDSNETMASSREEQINHGAFDASPDPLVEKVIDNIKETKASFSEEPGCDVSENLAKINPTSDAQFIKNITESAMSPTVELAAETEGEEQFKETTVAPTVETFYQDEPDGVMTEVKSNSVDFKVDLTQGFGDVTESTQDGFADFVTALTCCSTDDEFEDTDSMQDLKEEEEELLADDEDSRLFSELPPSESFADFSSAPFGGLAGAEGECWSAFGQQEEFGRQPESWAAFDEGRQSGSATEPHAEDLQTDLVLDGLSLRLQHLLKNVFPLEITLKDPEVLTLMTLLELKDREELRFKESVALWHHLLDIHSAHGLKVQWVGSRSNRILLDCLGIHNILFTGQNKQPMIVPMFAAGLGMLEPTKDPVKASPVFPSFSPSQGRSTLCTQVAASLNFYQDAAITHLNLDFFGPVDDSSSDSDTDGPLPGVDPELYELTTAGTECSTTAASTVDVFSKLMESIEKNSTVTRKPEIDEHTSEEAVRVLSLLPDLSFMTARVLMFPSTLTPTLGHL from the exons ATGGAACCTGACGTCGTCAGTCTGTACTCTTCCTCCCCGCTTCAACTCGACGAGGGCGGAGAGGAGGAAGATGAAGACGACTTCGGCGAGTTCGGCGTCTACTGCTGCGGCGTGTCCTCCAGTTTCAGTTTCTCAGAGCTGGACACCTCTAGCACGTCCGGTCAGTCGAGCGAGGTGGACACGTTCGGACGAAACCTGACTGAGACGGAAAAGCTAACACAGAATCTCCAGGAAGAGTCCAAATCTGAGCAGCTAAAATACCAGAATGATAAGAAACTGGAAGTTCTTACTGGTGTTTCACTTAGCATCATGCAGAACGAGCCGTCTGAGGTCTTTTCTAGAGGGCATCACAGATTATCCAGCACCTCTGAGCCTCAGCACATCAAGCTTTGCACCGATCCAGATCCAGACCGATCCATCTGCACCGAGACCGTTCTAGTATCTAGAACTGATATTGTAGCCGGGAATTCCAGCTTAGAAGCTGGTCAAGGTTCTACAGCGTTCACTGGTTCTCCTGCACCTTTGGATGCCCACAGAGAGGTCTTCAGGTCTGGGAagaatgtagtaaaagaagggaGAACTGAAATCAAGGAAGGTCTCAGCAACAAGGAAATGGAGGTACGGGATGAAAAGGAGGAAGTTCAGATGCAAGATGGGTCAGAAGATCCTGCAGAACTACCTAATACACCACCTGTCCAAGTGGTGAAGGTTAGTTTGGTCCTTGATGCAAAGTTAACTGAGAACAATGAGACGTCTGATGAGCCTGGAATAAAAGTAGATGATTCTAATGAGACCATGGCTTCCTCTCGTGAAGAACAGATTAACCATGGTGCCTTTGATGCATCACCAGACCCCTTGGTTGAGAAGGTCATTGATAACATCAAGGAGACAAAAGCTTCCTTTTCTGAAGAACCAGGCTGCGATGTTTCTGAGAACCTTGCTAAGATCAATCCAACCTCTGATGCCCAATTTATTAAGAACATCACAGAGTCTGCAATGAGTCCCACAGTTGAGCTGGCTGCCGAAACAGAAGGGGAAGAACAATTTAAGGAGACCACAGTCGCCCCCACAGTGGAGACATTCTATCAAGATGAGCCTGATGGGGTCATGACGGAAGTGAAATCCAACTCGGTTGATTTCAAGGTGGACCTCACTCAGGGTTTTGGAGACGTCACAGAATCAACTCAGGACGGATTTGCTGACTTTGTCACCGCACTGACGTGCTGCTCCACCGACGACGAGTTTGAAGACACGGACTCCATGCAGGatttaaaagaggaagaggaagagCTGTTGGCCGACGATGAGGACAGCAGATTGTTTTCAGAGCTTCCTCCCAGCGAAAGCTTTGCAGATTTCAGTTCAGCTCCGTTTGGAGGCCTCGCAGGAGCGGAGGGTGAATGTTGGTCGGCGTTCGGCCAGCAGGAGGAATTCGGAAGGCAGCCGGAGTCATGGGCGGCGTTCGATGAGGGACGGCAAAGTGGTTCTGCCACAGAACCTCACGCTGAAGACCTCCAGACTGATCTTGTGTTG GATGGCCTGAGTCTCAGACTGCAGCATCTTCTCAAGAACGTTTTCCCCTTAGAGATCACGCTGAAAGATCCTGAAGTTCTGACCCTCATGACCCTGCTGGAGCTCAAAGATCGTGAAGAACTCAG GTTCAAGGAGTCCGTAGCCCTGTGGCATCACCTGCTGGACATCCACAGTGCCCATGGTCTGAAGGTGCAGTGGGTGGGATCACGCAGCAACAGAATTCTGCTGGACTGCCTGGGAATCCACAATATA TTGTTTACAGGTCAGAACAAGCAGCCCATGATCGTTCCCATGTTCGCCGCGGGTCTG GGAATGCTTGAACCTACCAAAGATCCTGTGAAAGCCTCGCCAGTGTTTCCCTCATTTTCACCCAGCCAAGGAAGATCCACTCTATGCACTCAG GTGGCGGCCTCGCTGAACTTCTACCAGGACG CAGCCATCACTCACCTGAACCTGGATTTTTTTGGGCCGGTGGACGACTCCAGCTCAGACAGTGATACAGACGGACCGTTGCCAG GAGTGGATCCAGAGCTGTACGAGCTGACCACTGCTGGAACGGAATGCAGCACCACTGCCGCCAGTACAGTCGATGTATTTAGCAAACTGATGGAGAGTATTGAAAAAAATAGTACTGTCACCAG gAAGCCGGAGATAGACGAACACACGAGTGAGGAGGCCGTACGGGTGCTCTCTCTCCTCCCCGACCTGTCCTTCATGACCGCTAGAGTCCTGATGTTCCCCTCCACCCTGACCCCGACTCTCGGTCACCTCTGA
- the aftphb gene encoding aftiphilin isoform X4, translated as MEPDVVSLYSSSPLQLDEGGEEEDEDDFGEFGVYCCGVSSSFSFSELDTSSTSGQSSEVDTFGRNLTETEKLTQNLQEESKSEQLKYQNDKKLEVLTGVSLSIMQNEPSEVFSRGHHRLSSTSEPQHIKLCTDPDPDRSICTETVLVSRTDIVAGNSSLEAGQGSTAFTGSPAPLDAHREVFRSGKNVVKEGRTEIKEGLSNKEMEVRDEKEEVQMQDGSEDPAELPNTPPVQVVKVSLVLDAKLTENNETSDEPGIKVDDSNETMASSREEQINHGAFDASPDPLVEKVIDNIKETKASFSEEPGCDVSENLAKINPTSDAQFIKNITESAMSPTVELAAETEGEEQFKETTVAPTVETFYQDEPDGVMTEVKSNSVDFKVDLTQGFGDVTESTQDGFADFVTALTCCSTDDEFEDTDSMQDLKEEEEELLADDEDSRLFSELPPSESFADFSSAPFGGLAGAEGECWSAFGQQEEFGRQPESWAAFDEGRQSGSATEPHAEDLQTDLVLDGLSLRLQHLLKNVFPLEITLKDPEVLTLMTLLELKDREELRFKESVALWHHLLDIHSAHGLKVQWVGSRSNRILLDCLGIHNILFTGQNKQPMIVPMFAAGLGMLEPTKDPVKASPVFPSFSPSQGRSTLCTQQVAASLNFYQDGTSQRRSSFSVMQVKSSRHSRQKSYS; from the exons ATGGAACCTGACGTCGTCAGTCTGTACTCTTCCTCCCCGCTTCAACTCGACGAGGGCGGAGAGGAGGAAGATGAAGACGACTTCGGCGAGTTCGGCGTCTACTGCTGCGGCGTGTCCTCCAGTTTCAGTTTCTCAGAGCTGGACACCTCTAGCACGTCCGGTCAGTCGAGCGAGGTGGACACGTTCGGACGAAACCTGACTGAGACGGAAAAGCTAACACAGAATCTCCAGGAAGAGTCCAAATCTGAGCAGCTAAAATACCAGAATGATAAGAAACTGGAAGTTCTTACTGGTGTTTCACTTAGCATCATGCAGAACGAGCCGTCTGAGGTCTTTTCTAGAGGGCATCACAGATTATCCAGCACCTCTGAGCCTCAGCACATCAAGCTTTGCACCGATCCAGATCCAGACCGATCCATCTGCACCGAGACCGTTCTAGTATCTAGAACTGATATTGTAGCCGGGAATTCCAGCTTAGAAGCTGGTCAAGGTTCTACAGCGTTCACTGGTTCTCCTGCACCTTTGGATGCCCACAGAGAGGTCTTCAGGTCTGGGAagaatgtagtaaaagaagggaGAACTGAAATCAAGGAAGGTCTCAGCAACAAGGAAATGGAGGTACGGGATGAAAAGGAGGAAGTTCAGATGCAAGATGGGTCAGAAGATCCTGCAGAACTACCTAATACACCACCTGTCCAAGTGGTGAAGGTTAGTTTGGTCCTTGATGCAAAGTTAACTGAGAACAATGAGACGTCTGATGAGCCTGGAATAAAAGTAGATGATTCTAATGAGACCATGGCTTCCTCTCGTGAAGAACAGATTAACCATGGTGCCTTTGATGCATCACCAGACCCCTTGGTTGAGAAGGTCATTGATAACATCAAGGAGACAAAAGCTTCCTTTTCTGAAGAACCAGGCTGCGATGTTTCTGAGAACCTTGCTAAGATCAATCCAACCTCTGATGCCCAATTTATTAAGAACATCACAGAGTCTGCAATGAGTCCCACAGTTGAGCTGGCTGCCGAAACAGAAGGGGAAGAACAATTTAAGGAGACCACAGTCGCCCCCACAGTGGAGACATTCTATCAAGATGAGCCTGATGGGGTCATGACGGAAGTGAAATCCAACTCGGTTGATTTCAAGGTGGACCTCACTCAGGGTTTTGGAGACGTCACAGAATCAACTCAGGACGGATTTGCTGACTTTGTCACCGCACTGACGTGCTGCTCCACCGACGACGAGTTTGAAGACACGGACTCCATGCAGGatttaaaagaggaagaggaagagCTGTTGGCCGACGATGAGGACAGCAGATTGTTTTCAGAGCTTCCTCCCAGCGAAAGCTTTGCAGATTTCAGTTCAGCTCCGTTTGGAGGCCTCGCAGGAGCGGAGGGTGAATGTTGGTCGGCGTTCGGCCAGCAGGAGGAATTCGGAAGGCAGCCGGAGTCATGGGCGGCGTTCGATGAGGGACGGCAAAGTGGTTCTGCCACAGAACCTCACGCTGAAGACCTCCAGACTGATCTTGTGTTG GATGGCCTGAGTCTCAGACTGCAGCATCTTCTCAAGAACGTTTTCCCCTTAGAGATCACGCTGAAAGATCCTGAAGTTCTGACCCTCATGACCCTGCTGGAGCTCAAAGATCGTGAAGAACTCAG GTTCAAGGAGTCCGTAGCCCTGTGGCATCACCTGCTGGACATCCACAGTGCCCATGGTCTGAAGGTGCAGTGGGTGGGATCACGCAGCAACAGAATTCTGCTGGACTGCCTGGGAATCCACAATATA TTGTTTACAGGTCAGAACAAGCAGCCCATGATCGTTCCCATGTTCGCCGCGGGTCTG GGAATGCTTGAACCTACCAAAGATCCTGTGAAAGCCTCGCCAGTGTTTCCCTCATTTTCACCCAGCCAAGGAAGATCCACTCTATGCACTCAG CAGGTGGCGGCCTCGCTGAACTTCTACCAGGACGGTACGTCTCAGCGCAGATCATCTTTCTCTGTAATGCAGGTCAAAAGCAGCCGCCACTCTCGACAGAAATCTTACTCCTGA